A DNA window from Vespula vulgaris chromosome 18, iyVesVulg1.1, whole genome shotgun sequence contains the following coding sequences:
- the LOC127070493 gene encoding uncharacterized protein LOC127070493 isoform X1 — translation MVDYFSNSNPGICDKNGEKNDLKNSINPSLKKQDQILSPEDVASDTLTSLFSETAGCLSNQRYIKAPIIRLSTNQHAASSLIMALVMLFIASMQNRVETNLLNNVEMNMLSMINSKTIHFSSSTLDTFHIMFKCCGAKGNLDWCKNEKFLKGINFKTDQMNSINLLGLYICHIPISCCASSVDEYNVSVVSNGQKSCSSYPTPWNTYRPGCLTPLKLEVYYMGTLYRVICFTTIIVLLLSMASSILLCIYP, via the exons ATGGTCGATTATTTCTCAAACTCTAATCCAGGAATTTGTGATAAAAATGGtgagaaaaatgatttaaaaaattctattaatcCATCATTGAAGAAACAAGATCAAATTTTGTCTCCTGAAGATGTAGCCTCTGATACTTTGACAAG TCTTTTCAGTGAAACTGCAGGATGTTTAAGCAACCAGCGATATATCAAAGCACCTATCATTCGGCTATCAACGAATCaa cATGCAGCTTCTTCTTTAATTATGGCATTAGTTATGCTATTCATTGCTTCCATGCAAAATAGAGTAGAAACTAATCTTTTAAATAACGTGGAAATGAATATGCTCTCAATGATTAATTCTAAAACAATACACTTTTCTTCATCTACTTTGGATACATTTCATATAATG TTTAAATGCTGCGGAGCAAAAGGCAATTTGGATTGgtgtaaaaacgaaaaatttcttaagGGAATCAATTTCAAAACTGATCAAATGAATTCTATAAATCTTTTAGGTCTTTACATTTGCCATATCCCGATATCTTGTTGTGCATCATCTGTCGACGAATATAATGTATCTGTTGTTTCAAATGG CCAAAAATCATGCTCATCATACCCAACACCATGGAATACCTATCGTCCTGGATGTTTAACACCATTAAAACTTGAAGTATATTACATGGGTACATTATACAGGGTTATATGCTTCACGACTATCATAGTATtg CTTTTATCTATGGCATCTTCAATACTTCTCTGCATTTATCCGTAA
- the LOC127070493 gene encoding uncharacterized protein LOC127070493 isoform X2, which yields MVDYFSNSNPGICDKNGEKNDLKNSINPSLKKQDQILSPEDVASDTLTSLFSETAGCLSNQRYIKAPIIRLSTNQHAASSLIMALVMLFIASMQNRVETNLLNNVEMNMLSMINSKTIHFSSSTLDTFHIMFKCCGAKGNLDWCKNEKFLKGINFKTDQMNSINLLGLYICHIPISCCASSVDEYNPKIMLIIPNTMEYLSSWMFNTIKT from the exons ATGGTCGATTATTTCTCAAACTCTAATCCAGGAATTTGTGATAAAAATGGtgagaaaaatgatttaaaaaattctattaatcCATCATTGAAGAAACAAGATCAAATTTTGTCTCCTGAAGATGTAGCCTCTGATACTTTGACAAG TCTTTTCAGTGAAACTGCAGGATGTTTAAGCAACCAGCGATATATCAAAGCACCTATCATTCGGCTATCAACGAATCaa cATGCAGCTTCTTCTTTAATTATGGCATTAGTTATGCTATTCATTGCTTCCATGCAAAATAGAGTAGAAACTAATCTTTTAAATAACGTGGAAATGAATATGCTCTCAATGATTAATTCTAAAACAATACACTTTTCTTCATCTACTTTGGATACATTTCATATAATG TTTAAATGCTGCGGAGCAAAAGGCAATTTGGATTGgtgtaaaaacgaaaaatttcttaagGGAATCAATTTCAAAACTGATCAAATGAATTCTATAAATCTTTTAGGTCTTTACATTTGCCATATCCCGATATCTTGTTGTGCATCATCTGTCGACGAATATAAT CCAAAAATCATGCTCATCATACCCAACACCATGGAATACCTATCGTCCTGGATGTTTAACACCATTAAAACTTGA
- the LOC127070539 gene encoding uncharacterized protein LOC127070539: MREKLPSNSLENVIQSVLRSLNDMEIFEDRFYKLNYRLLSFLGLWPYKKSRLHRVCLINIPMLSFNITQLLKMYTSNGNLDIIKEIIPIWVTSFNVVIKYYLFDLCVLDIKLLMDNMIIDWNMWKSKEEIEIMKKFAHSGRMYTLGYTSRIISFLFVVYIYVSMSLFLLVTFIPPLMDVIIPLNESRHMELPVLAEYFLDEEKHFYLIYCHMVVCVTITITILIAIDTQLMVFCCHVSGAFAVVSFRLEHFLKNDTTLDGLSDLQRKESYKHVSLSIKGHKRALDYSGLWYEAPIEIRKLLILIMRRSFKPSQLTAGKIFIYCLDGFSTVN; encoded by the exons atgaGGGAGAAACTTCCCTCTAACTCGTTAGAAAATGTCATTCAGTCTGTCTTACGTTCTCTTAACGATATGGAGATCTTCGAGGATCGTTTCTATAAACTTAATTATCGTCTCTTATCCTTCCTTGGTTTGTGGCCGTATAAAAAATCACGTTTACATCGTGTTTGTCTTATAAATATTCCTATGCTATCGTTCAACATAACACAG CTTCTTAAAATGTACACTTCTAACGGAAACCTTGAtatcataaaagaaattatacctATTTGGGTTACATCGTTTAATGTCGTTATAAAGTATTATCTTTTTGATCTCTGTGTACTGGAT ATTAAATTGCTTATGgataatatgataatagaTTGGAATATGTGGAAGTCCAAGGAAGAGATCGAGATTATGAAGAAGTTTGCTCATTCAGGAAGAATGTATACTTTAGGATACACAAGTAGGATTATA tcatttctttttgtagtatacatatacgtttcCATGTCATTATTTCTATTGGTGACATTCATACCACCCTTAATGGACGTAATTATACCTTTAAACGAGAGTCGTCATATGGAATTACCTGTACTCGCTGAGTACTTCCTTGatgaagaaaaacatttttatttgatttattgtcATATGGTTGTTTGCGTAACAATTactataacaattttaattgcAATTGATACTCAACTGATGGTTTTTTGTTGTCATGTTAGTGGTGCGTTTGCAGTCGTAAG TTTTCGTTTGGAACACTTCTTAAAGAACGACACGACTCTGGATGGATTGTCTGATcttcaaaggaaagaaagttaCAAACATGTCTCGCTATCTATCAAAGGACACAAGAGAGCTTTAGA TTATAGTGGCCTTTGGTATGAGGCGCCTATAGAAATACGTAAATTACTGATATTGATAATGAGAAGGAGCTTTAAACCTTCTCAGTTAACTGctggaaaaatatttatctactgTCTGGATGGTTTTTCAACGGTaaactaa
- the LOC127070540 gene encoding odorant receptor 4-like, protein MKFFKRRFVKRMESLFSYSLLVQCGLNVICMSICLYQIAVLYGESIQIIKFIAFVLCELFHLFIASLSGQTIIDHSSDVYIKAYSGLWYEAPIEVRKLLILIMRRSFKPSQLTAGKIFIYCLDGFSMVI, encoded by the exons atgaaatttttcaaacgaaggTTCGTCAAACGCATGGAATCTTTGTTTTCGTATTCTTTGCTGGTACAATGTGGCTTGAACGTTATTTGTATGAGTATTTGCCTGTATCAA ATAGCAGTGTTGTATGGCGAATccatacaaataattaaatttattgcatTCGTTCTTTGCGAGTTATTCCACTTATTTATTGCCAGTTTGTCCGGGCAAACTATAATAGATCACAGTAGTGACGTTTATATCAAAGC TTATAGTGGTCTTTGGTACGAGGCGCCCATAGAAGTACGTAAATTACTGATATTGATAATGAGAAGGAGCTTTAAACCTTCTCAATTAACAGCtggaaaaatattcatctacTGTCTGGATGGTTTTTCAATGGTAATCTAA